One region of Kwoniella pini CBS 10737 chromosome 6, complete sequence genomic DNA includes:
- a CDS encoding plasma-membrane proton-efflux P-type ATPase, with product MSNLNEKVGHTEEAPVKESSIENKVAGDAPALDAAPEKKKREYKEMEHETHGDLHAKVDMNTIQFTATDLYDKDKVDIEHVVMEEVFQLLQCDEGGLTEAEATERIGIFGPNKLEEKKENVLLQFLSFMWNPLSWVMEGAAIVAIALSNGGGDPPDWQDFVGIILLLLINSTIGFVEERNAGNAVKALMDSLAPKAKVKRDGKWRDIESADLVPGDCIAFKHGDICPADCRLTEAIDVSMDQAALTGESLPVSKKLGDECFSGSTCKQGEVEATVISTGPNTFFGRAATLVGQDNDQTGHLQMVLARIGSFCLVSIGIFVLLEILILYPRFHYSYRRGLNSILVLLIGGIPIAMPTVLSVTLAVGAQQLAKHKAIVTRITAIEELAGVTILCSDKTGTLTTNKLTIDKENVKCYSKWDVEGVCLLAAYASRTENQDAIDGCVVGTLPDPASARSGIELLDFKPFNPVDKRTEITYRDNMDGGKLKRATKGMTGIIIEICSRNKTSELEDQLEADVEEFARRGLRALAVAYEDVTGDAHDGQGNGFELVGLLSIFDPPRSDTKQTIDDAMALGVKVKMVTGDQLAIAKETGRRLGLGDHMYPAKVIKDGPEAGGKHANLDEMIMDADGFAGVFPEHKFEIVKRIQALGHLCAMTGDGANDAPALSRANVGIAVEGATDAARGAADIVLTEPGLSTIVHAIYGSRVIFQRMRNYAIYACAVTIRIVVCFAIMSFIWQFDFPSFMVLIIAVLNDGTIMTLSLDRVLPSTTPDSWDLAEVFAYGIGYGLYLSASTIALFAIMHSTNFFENKFSVEAIKETNDPRGHMVIYLQVAIISQALIFVTRSHGPSWTERPSIALMLAFCLAQLISSIIAAFGNWGFTQVHSISGGWIGIVWVWNIVWYFPLDAVKFAMKKTIIAALQRRKAKKAAVASVDSNGERLQRTASRHESLYSNRTSFLSRAANRLKGGAKISMSQNELQRFSSIQAQQSGAALTRAHSRPAA from the exons ATGTCCAACTTGAACGAGAAAGTTGGTCACACTGAGGAGGCTCCTGTCAA GGAGTCTTCCATTGAAAACAAAGTAGCCGGTGATGCTCCTG CTCTTGATGCCGCTCctgagaagaagaagagagaatACAAGGAGATGGAACATGAGACCCACGGAGATCTCCATGCTAAGGTAGACATGAACACC ATTCAATTTACCGCTACCGATCTTTACGACAAAGACAAGGTTGACATTGAACACGTCGTCATGGAAGAAGTattccaacttcttcaatgtGACGAAGGTGGTCTTACCGAGGCCGAAGCCACTGAACGTATCGGTATTTTCGGTCCCAACAAACTTGaggagaaaaaggaaaacgtccttcttcaattcctttCCTTCATGTGGAACCCTCTTTCTTGGGTCATGGAAGGTGCTGCTATTGTCGCCATCGCTCTCTCCAACGGTGGAGGTGATCCCCCCGATTGGCAAGATTTCGTCGGTATTATTCTCTTGCTTTTAATCAACTCTACTATCGGTTTCGtcgaagaaagaaatgCTGGTAACGCTGTCAAGGCTCTCATGGACTCCCTTGCCCCCAAAGCTAAGGTAAAGAGAGACGGTAAATGGAGAGATATCGAATCTGCCGACTTGGTACCTGGTGATTGTATCGCCTTCAAGCACGGTGATATCTGTCCTGCCGATTGTCGTCTTACCGAAGCTATTGATGTATC CATGGATCAAGCCGCTCTTACTGGTGAATCTCTTCCTGTCTCCAAGAAACTCGGTGATGAGTGTTTCTCCGGTTCCACCTGTAAACaaggtgaagttgaagctaCTGTCATCTCTACCGGTCCCAACACCTTCTTCGGTCGTGCCGCTACTCTTGTCGGACAAGACAATGATCAAACCGGCCACTTGCAAATGGTTTTGGCCAGAATCGGTTCTTTCTGTCTCGTTTCCATCGGTATCTTCGTCCTTCTCGAAATCCTTATTCTTTACCCAAGATTCCACTACTCATACAGAAGAGGTCTTAACTCCATCCTTGTATTGCTCATTGGTGGTATCCCCATTGCTATGCCTACTGTGTTATCCGTTACCCTCGCTGTCGGTGCCCAACAACTCGCCAAACACAAGGCTATCGTCACCAGAATCACTGCCATTGAAGAACTTGCTGGTGTAACTATCCTTTGTTCCGACAAAACCGGTACTCTTACCACCAACAAACTTACCATTGACAAAGAGAACGTAAAATGTTACTCCAAATGGGACGTCGAAGGTGTTTGTTTACTCGCTGCTTACGCTTCTCGAACTGAAAACCAAGACGCCATTGATGGTTGTGTCGTCGGAACTCTCCCAGACCCCGCCTCTGCCAGATCAGGTATTGAGCTCCTCGACTTCAAGCCTTTCAACCCTGTTGACAAGAGAACCGAAATCACTTACCGAGACAACATGGATGGCGGTAAACTCAAGAGAGCCACCAAGGGTATGACTGGTATCATCATTGAAATCTGTTCCCGAAACAAGACCTCCGAACTTGAAGACCAACTTGAAGCCGATGTCGAAGAATTCGCCAGAAGAGGTCTTCGAGCCCTCGCTGTCGCTTACGAAGATGTCACCGGTGATGCTCACGATGGACAAGGAAACGGTTTCGAACTTGTTGGTCTTCTTTCTATCTTCGATCCTCCTAGATCCGACACCAAACAAACCATCGATGATGCTATGGCTCTCGGTGTCAAGGTCAAGATGGTTACTGGTGATCAACTCGCTATTGCTAAGGAAACTGGTCGACGATTGGGTCTTGGTGACCACATGTACCCCGCTAAAGTTATCAAGGACGGACCTGAAGCCGGTGGTAAACACGCCAACTTGGACGAAATGATCATGGACGCCGATGGTTTCGCTGGTGTATTCCCCGAACACAAATTCGAAATCGTAAAGAGAATTCAAGCCCTCGGTCACTTGTGTGCTATGACTGGTGACGGTGCCAACGATGCCCCTGCCCTTTCCAGAGCCAACGTCGGTATTGCTGTCGAAGGTGCTACCGATGCTGCTCGAGGTGCTGCCGATATTGTGCTTACCGAACCCGGACTTTCCACCATCGTTCACGCCATCTACGGTTCTCGAGTCATTTTCCAAAGAATGAGAAACTATGCCATCTATGCTTGTGCCGTCACTATCCGAATTGTCGTCTGTTTCGCCATCATGTCCTTCATCTGGCAATTCGACTTCCCATCGTTCATGGTTCTTATCATTGCCGTTTTGAACGATGGTACCATCATGACTCTTTCCCTCGATCGAGTATTGCCATCTACCACCCCTGACTCTTGGGATCTTGCCGAAGTATTCGCCTACGGTATTGGTTACGGTCTTTACCTTTCCGCCTCCACCATTGCTCTCTTCGCCATCATGCACTCTACCAACTTCTTCGAAAACAAATTCAGTGTTGAGGCCATCAAGGAGACCAACGACCCCCGAGGACACATGGTCATTTACCTCCAAGTTGCTATTATCTCTCAAGCTCTTATCTTCGTCACTCGATCTCACGGACCATCGTGGACTGAACGACCCTCGATTGCTCTTATGCTCGCTTTCTGTCTCGCTCAATTGATCTCTTCCATCATCGCCGCCTTCGGTAACTGGGGTTTCACTCAAGTACACTCTATCTCTGGTGGATGGATTGGTATTGTTTGGGTCTGGAACATCGTTTGGTACTTCCCTCTTGATGCCGTTAAATTCGCCATGAAGAAGACCATCATCGCTGCTCtccaaagaagaaaggcCAAGAAGGCCGCCGTTGCCTCCGTCGACTCCAACGGTGAAAGACTTCAAAGAACCGCCTCAAGACACGAATCTCTCTACTCCAACCGAACTTCTTTCCTCTCCAGAGCCGCCAACAGACTCAAGGGTGGAGCCAAGATTTCCATGTCTCAAAACGAGCTTCAACGATTCTCCTCCATCCAAGCTCAACAATCTGGTGCTGCTCTTACTCGAGCTCACTCCAGACCTGCCGCATAA
- a CDS encoding glycine cleavage system H protein: MIALRLVRPALQLKVAKPAFRFSSIRFISTRYTTDHEWVSFDSTTNIGTVGITDYAQKALGDVVFVELPGQGAEVAQGDSIGAVESVKAASDIYAPVSGIVEEINETLADQPGLLNKSPEEKGWLAKIKLSAPAEFEALLNDEAYKAHCEGQ; encoded by the exons ATGATTGCTCTTAGATTAGTTAGACCTGctcttcaattgaaagttGCCAAACCTGCTTTTAGATTCTCATCTATTAGATTCATATCTA CTCGATACACTACAGATCATGAATGGgtatcatttgattcaacTACGAATATAGGTACAGTTGGAATTACAGATTATGCTCAAAAAGCATTAGGAGATGTtgtatttgttgaattacCTGGACAAGGTGCTGAAGTTGCTCAAGGTG ACTCTATTGGAGCTGTCGAATCTGTTAAAGCAGCTTCAGATATCTACGCTCCTGTTTCAGGTATAGTTGAGGAAATTAATGAAACTTTGGCGGATCAACCTGGATTATTGAACAAATCTCCTGAGgaaaaag GATGGCTCGCCAAAATCAAGCTTTCTGCCCCAGCTGAATTCGAAGCATTGTTGAATGACGAAGCTTACAAAGCTCACTGTGAAGGTCAATAA